In Gopherus flavomarginatus isolate rGopFla2 chromosome 1, rGopFla2.mat.asm, whole genome shotgun sequence, a single genomic region encodes these proteins:
- the LOC127053937 gene encoding olfactory receptor 52M1-like, with product MSDSNKTDFTNPSTFILLGTPGLEAAHIWISIPVCAIYIIAVLGNFTILIIVKKELSLHGPMYYFLCMLAVTDLVLPTSILPKTLNIFWFNSREIDFSSCLTQMYFIHCFFMMESGISVAMAFDRYVAICNPLRHSSILTNHVVAKIGLTVVLLGGMLILPYILLVRQWPYCRNNIISHTHCEHLAAVKLTCADTHISNYYGVFVLFCVLALDMFFITVSYTQILRAIFRIPTKDARLKTFGTCVSHLCAISAFYMPGLFSSLMYQHVQNVALNFHVLIANVYLLVPPMLNPIIYGVRTKQIRNRLLQLFSHKGT from the coding sequence atgtcagattccaacaaaactgacttcaccaacccctccaccttcatcctgctgggtactcctggcctggaggctgcccacatctggatctccatccctgTCTGTGCCATATACATCATAGCcgtcttggggaacttcaccatcctgatCATAGTGAAGAAGGAGCTGAGCCTCCATggccccatgtactatttcctctgcatgctggctgtcactgATCTGGTCCTGCCTACATCCATCCTGCCCAAAACACTgaacatcttctggttcaattccagggagatcgaTTTCAGTTCCTgtctcacccagatgtacttcattcactgcttcttcatgatggagtctgggatctcagtggccatggcttttgatcgctacgtggccatttgcaaccccctgagacaTTCCAGCATCCTGACAAACCATGTGGTGGCCAAGATTGGCCTGACCGTGGTCCTGCTTGGTGGGATGCTCATATTGCCCTATATTCTCCTGGTGAGACAGTGGCCATATTGCAGGAACAACATCATCTCCCATACACACTGTGAGCACTTGGCTGCGGTGAAGCTGACCTGTGCCGACACCCACATCAGTAATTACTATGGCGTCTTTGTGCTATTCTGTGTACTTGCTCTTGATATGTTTTTTATCACAGTGTCATATAcacagatcctcagggccatcttcaggaTCCCCACAAAAGATGCCAGGCTGAAGACTTTTGGAACATGTGTATCACACCTCTGTGCCATCTCAGCCTTTTACATGCCaggtctcttctcctccctcatgtACCAGCATGTCCAGAATGTGGCCCTGAATTTCCATGTTCTCATTGCCAATGTGTATCTCCTGGTGCCACCCATGCTGAACCCCATCATCTAtggggtgaggaccaaacagatccggAACAGGCTACTCCAGCTCTTTTCTCATAAAGGGACCTAA